CTATGACCCCTGCAGACGCCTCGAAGAAGGAGGAGGGGTGAAAACCACTGTGGAGGCTCAGAAGCCCGCTAATCGACGTCATGCCCGCGATCAGCGTTGAAACTGAAGACATGGCTATGAGTGAGTCCATGGTGGGTGTGGCCGTGGCGAAGGACTTTAGCCCCCTCACAACTATGTCATAATTGAGCACAACGGCTAATGCGCACATGAGCAGGAGAGCCGCTTCAGTTGCGTGACTGGGAAGGTAGGCACCTCCAGTGAGCATCGTGTACGTGGATAATGTAATGACGCTCAGCCCCATCATGAAGGAGCCCAGCCTCCTGTATAGTAGTGTCCTCTCAACCATGCTGACCTCCCTAGTAACCCCTGCAAGCAACTCAGCGCCGAAGGCTCTCAGCCCGCCTGCAACCACCTCCTTCGTGGTTTCAAGGGGGTTATACAAGACGACCGCTACACCAGACGCTGAGGATATCCTCACGTCCAATACCCCCTCCATCCTCAAGATCTTCGACTCTAATGCAGGTGCTTCCTCCCCGCCGAGACCTTTAAAATCGAAGTACAGCTTCTCCTTGTAGACGTCGTAGCCAGCGTCCCTAATGGCCCCATATATGTCTCGGAGGACGCACGCGCCTTCGTCATACTCTATCTCAGCCACCCCGGCATTGACGTCCATTCTGAAGGAACGCACACAAGCCAGCGACTTAAGTCTTTTCTCTATAGCGTAAACACAGGTAGGGCAATCCACACCTACAACCCTAACCCTTATCCTGCCCACCACCGGCGAGCCCTCTCACGTAGGGCGGCATCACCGCTGTTGAGTCATGCCCTGCGGACCCTGCGTCAGGTAGTACTCAGGACTCCTCTCGAATTCCTCCAAGCAACGCTTACTGCAGAAGTAGTAGATCCTCCCTTTGTAGATGGTCTTATAGGGGGTTTTGACGGGGTCAACCTGCATTCCACACACGGGGTCGACGTGCTTAACCACTTCAAACCACCTCCATGACACATATACATTAACAATGTTATAAATGCTAAACCCCTAATATCTCCGCATAACACGTCATTTACGCTTCATTCGCCGAGTCAACTTATCGCCGTCACTACTTGCCTGTACCTCAGGGTGGTGAGGTCAGCCCTGATTCTTATCGCTTTCTGCGGGCAGAGAAGCTCGCAGCCCCTGCAGTAGATGCACTTCCCTTCCTCACGCACCAGTCTGCCATTCTCAATCCTGAAGACGCATGCCGGACACAGCTCGACACACAGTCCGCACAGGTTGCACGAGGGTTCGACGTTTACAGAGACCCTCAACCCTGACTACCCGGACTCCCCGTTGCGATCTTCTTAAGGGCCTCCAACTCCTGCACCTTCCTCTGA
This portion of the Zestosphaera sp. genome encodes:
- a CDS encoding YHS domain-containing protein, translated to MSWRWFEVVKHVDPVCGMQVDPVKTPYKTIYKGRIYYFCSKRCLEEFERSPEYYLTQGPQGMTQQR
- a CDS encoding 4Fe-4S binding protein — protein: MRVSVNVEPSCNLCGLCVELCPACVFRIENGRLVREEGKCIYCRGCELLCPQKAIRIRADLTTLRYRQVVTAIS